The Sesamum indicum cultivar Zhongzhi No. 13 linkage group LG6, S_indicum_v1.0, whole genome shotgun sequence genomic interval AAGATTCTTAGTAATTCTTTATGGAAGTAAAAAAGGAGTAGAGTTCAGACAAAAGGGGTTGCCAGTCATTTTCTGACAGGCTTTGAACTTACCATTGAACTCAACATCCTCAACAGCTTCTCTGAAGGTAAAAGATAAGATAGAGGCAACTCTGAGCGTTTCCAGGATAACTCTTGTGGTAATAGGCATCTTCTTGGTATCAGCCCAGTTCAGAGCTTTCTCCTCACCTCCACACTCTTCTTTAGCCTTCTTGATTGCCTCTTGCTCTTCCTATAAAAgtcaacaaattaatattttcagtcACCGGCATGtctgatatttttttcctttgtcgaAATCTGAGATTGGGGAAAATTGGATGGTTGGGATCTAGATTCTTACAGTGACTGCTTGCAGAACACTTGGATTTTCAGCAAGGTACTTGAGAATCCAAGTTAGGACACTAGCTGTGGTGTCGCGGGCTGCGAAGATTACACCGATGATGTTGTCTGCAATCTGTTCGTCGGTTAGCCCCTCTGAATCTCCCATAAATGATCCCAGCAGATCATTGTGATCTTGCTTTGTTTGTCTTCTGAGTGACAGAATCTTAGCCAAGATTTGTGCCAACTCCTTCCTGGCCTTCATGGCTTTGTGGAAAAGTGTTCCGGGAAGGTTGATGGGCATCGAATTGTATCCCTTTTCAAGAATGTAATAGCACCTCTTGAGGTCTTCTCTGTACAGAACTTCGTCCTTGCCAAGTATGGAAAGTAATGCCACGTTGAATGCATACTGCATGAGGTGAAAATTGAAGCTCTGGTTAATTACAATCAAGACAGATTCCCAAGGTGAGTAAGACGAAAAACAGGGGAGCTCTGTTTTTGAACATACTGTTTTCATTTCTTGGAAAGTGGTGATCAGTTTGCCTTCCCATGATTCCAGGGAGTTGATGGCAATGGACTCGATGTCGGATACGATGTTCTTGATGGCCTCAGGCATGAAGGCGCGAAGGACGAGCTTTCTGAGCTTGGCGTGGTAATCCCCTTGGTGGAAGAATATGGCTTGTTTGCCCAACATCCTCTCTTTGCTAGCTGGGAATGTGGGCTTGAAGAGGTTTGCTTTGGAAACGAGCACGAGTTTGGCCGCCTCAGGGCTTGAAATCATCACACAGGGACATCCCAATATGTGAGTCTTGAATATGGAACCATACctgttaaaaagaaaaaagaagcaacAAGTCTTGGTAAGTACCCTTATTGTTCCTTAACTCAAAAACTATGAAGAAATGTTTAATGTTGGaaaggaagagaagaagagaactCACTTCTTGACTTTGGAGGCAAAGAAAGTGTTTGGGTTTTGGGAGTAGAGTTGGAAGGTTTCACCAATATAAGGCCAGCCCATGGTGCCTGGTGGGAGTGGCAACCTGACATGTCCAAAGGACAGGAAGTTGGGAGTGAATTTGAGGAGGAGCAAGAAAGAGAGGATTAAGGCTGCAAAAGGGAACAAACACAAGGAGATGGATTCCATGATTAAGTAATGATGGGTGATGTAGTAGtggtagtagtagtagtagtagtagtagtagctGAGTTTTTGTGGGAGGAAAAATGATGATGGGTATGTTGGTGGAGAGATGAAATGAAGGTAAAGGGGTATATATAGGTAGGAAAGGAGAGAGGGGGGTTGGAAAACAATGGCCCTTTCAATTACAGCTCGAATCCCACACACGGAATCTCCCTCCAGCTCATCTACTTGTGAGAAGAGGAGACACAGAGTCtttgtgtatgtatatgatgagtgagagagagaaaaggggTGCacgtcaaaaaaaaaaaaaaaagaaagaaaaaaaagggcGTGTCGGGAAGTACTTGTTGACCATTAATGGTGTAGTTGAGGTATGAAGAAATGATAGATGAGTTGAAGAGGTGCGCGGAAACAACCCTTTTTGGGTTGGGGAATGAATTTTGGCATCCGTACCATCACCCttgtctatttatttatacatttattgtGCCCacttgctaatattaatatatacataatacatGCACGCAGGTTCAAACCTTGATTGAAGAGAATTAGAGAACAAGATGGGTAAGTTCTTCACCGGTTTACCGCACTCAAACAAATTCCCATGCCTTGTACATGATTCTTAAACCTTTCTTACCATTCATCACTACTTCACTTAGCTTCTATTCAAACTCTTTTTACCattacaaaattcatttttttttatatatatataaaattcacattactcgtttcttaattaaaatatagttatttataatcatttcttgaaatagTATGTTTTTACAAAAGGTTCATTTACTTAGAGAAAAATCATTAGGTagggtatatatatagggatattttaaacaaaaataggcGTGGAGTTgagaataaataaagatggaCAGAATTGAAGTTTGACTAAGGAGTGGATGAGTGATGGGATGACTGAGGACTCAGATTCAAACAATTACACACACACTCGCCTTCaacataattcaaatatgTCTGTTTAATACTTCTTTCATACTTAACCCAAAATGCCTCCTAACAAAAATAACCTCTTTTTTTAccaacctatatatatatatatatatatatatgtgtgtctttctatataatatttattttctttcaaaatatacagataaattttatatatgaatatcaactcataaatttaaaattattttaaaatagattattcaattaaataataaaaaatctactGTCTTCGTGACGACATGTGACGTgtatatgaattttctttttttttttccttcctccttttttttttatttatatatgtgtaaataatttaaatacaataaatatcaaatatcaagtaCAGCTTAatcatatcaatatattttgacataaaatattagagtaaTTAACACCCAAGATTGATTAACTacattagtaattttattgaatgagTAACGAGTACATCCATAATTCAAATTCCTACgaaactattattaaagtaaatgaatatttcgaaaagaaaaaacatataaaaggagaatattaattggtctaaaaaattatttaattgtaacGTTAGAAAATTgagttgttattattattattattattattttgaataaaatctaacaaatttaatgaaaactaatttagatttaaatttgaggagggaaaaaaagagagggagagagagaagggtTGGATGCAGAAAAGGTGGTACGTATGAGCACATGATAGAGTTGGAaaattaggacaaaaaatCGTTCTATGGAGGGTAGATCTGTAAAAAAGTCAATGtggttctttattttaaattttttatgtttgacaTTTTTTCTCCAATCACGTGAAATGTgaatttatctaattatttatttatcatttataaaatgatgaaatttgaaattatgtctatacatttgaattttgaaaaaaaaaatattaaaatataatgtcaATGACAATTTCTAGAAGATAGTTTCAAATTTTCGGAACGAGCATGTGAATGATCATGTTATTAGAAAGAGCGCAACGACCAAACTATcatgaatttatattatttatttatcgcatcaaattaattttagacgTTTAGAGTAAGATGTCTGTATATTGTTTTTCATTGCGTCATaatcttttttcattataatgGGGGTTGGAGGGTAGGGGACGCCTGGGTGTGACCCCATAACCCTTTCTTTCTAGGAAAAGAGTGATATCGactcaattaattagttaatggTGGTGATgcagtaattttaatttagaatgaacaggaaaataattaagaagaaATAAGGGATTGTAGGTGAAAAATAGTTaaaggagaaagaaggaaattaCAGAATTGCCCTTGCTTCTACCAGTAGTACATCTTCACGTACTAACTCACACAAAATGGAATGGCATTTCATCAATATATCATTGCATAGCTACTCAACTTTTCCTCTTCTGTTGCTCATGTGATTTGTGCTTCCATTAACTATATATGCATGATTTAACTATGACAACTAACTAAAACTGACTAACTATGCaagaatttatgattttttgagaaatttatttgatagtTAAAATGTTCTGATTAGTGAGTTTAGTTCGTGTATTTATAGGTTTACGATTATCTTGGAGATTTTTCGCCATCAATTATAATGTCCAGTATTGTATGATGAAACTTATTTGTAAATAACCCTTCAAAAGATAGATTTGTAGAAAATTGACTGAAgggaatgaaaaattaatatttttttatagtcgAGCGCGATCTGTTCTGTTCTGTTCTGATATAGTGTTCTGAGATATTAACCCTCAATCACAACGTCATCCTGTGGGCTTATGTTCAGCTGCATGACTGCATGTACTGACACATTTATTTCAGGTATgtatttattactttaaaaCCTTATTCTTCGATTCCATCGAACACgtactaatttaattactaaaagatTTTGATAGGAGTAATACCGTCTATTGATTGCtccattattttgttttggtaaAGGTATGTCAACACGTCGATCGAGATCCTAACGTCATCGTGACCTCGCTCTGGACCAGGTCTCTTATAAATGtgctcatttatttattacaattggCCAAAAACGAGGAATAATCTTTTTGAATTTCGAGTTCTGAGGTGAAAGAGtgatatttcacaaaatattgaCCAACAATCTTGTAATTCAAACTGCAGACAAGACAGGATCTGCACCTTATTCGGGTCATTTTGGCCAAGCACCTTGACCAACTAGTTATTTTCAAATCTGTGGttcatatgaaatattataactaaaaaaatctataaatatcTACCCGACATAACCAACGTATAACATttattaccataatatttcttacaaCTCTAAgcattttttctttacaaGCTCTCTAATTTAGgcatcaaaaaattataatcgaAAGATTccatttaaaaagtatatatattccatCTTCGAGACATAAATACAATGGAAGCTCAAAATAGtaacatcaatattatttgatgtaTTTGGGCAAAACcgccacatatatatatatatatatatataaaagataaactAAAATGATAGTGTACATAGTATTATTGTATAAAATTCCAGAGATTGTCAAAGTCGTTAATCATTCAAAGCGTTTCCTTTTCAAGGTCAAAGCTTTCAATTGAAAGTACGTCTTTAGCATCCAACATAGAATGGCGTCGGGttttttggaccaaaaatataccAGTCAAGTTTGACAACGACATAAATAAATGCTTAGTCTTGCATCTCTTAGACTTTtactttacttttatttttgtttgtctgTTCCTctacttttattattactttttattttataattcaattatgtaaagaattgtacttataaaaaaataaatcatttttttcaactttctgcTATTCCTTTTTAATACCAGggttattaataattatgttagtataataaataatcattttattcaaatctaGAATGAAATACAGGTAGGAAATGcaaattttttccattttattattcaaatagtGTTGTGGGTTAGAAACCTTTTTGTTGGACGTAAATGAACGTCAGGGGTAttaggtgtaatttttcaaaccatagaCACGTATAATTTTATACCAAAGCTCAGGGGAAGTTTGTGTAATCCtatcctttcttttttggttatCCAAATCAGCTTGGAGTAAATCGAGATACAGTAAGCCAAAAAGTAAGTTAGTTACACTTGTAATGTAATTCATCACTCCTTGAGTCATTATATTctgattatatattataataattatacttatcatgtaATTGATGCACATATGACCAGATCCAATGCAACATATTTTAGGAATGGATTGATTAGAAATGTTGCAGAGCTAAGCAAAAAAGTTACATGAGGGGAAGTACATGACACAACTAGGCTTTTCCATGAATGCTGAGATGCGATGCGAGTAagatacacatacacatacacatacacagcATCAACGCCACAAAACTAAACCGCCTAACAAAGTCACAGGCGACTTTCAATACCATCCAAACATTGCTGCGTAGCTATAGTCAATGTTTGTAACGGCTTTGGGACGGATAAGgtttatatctaattttataagtCATATATTTAACGGAAGGACAAGATTGGAAAtcatgaatttctttttttatttttatctcgaACAAGATTCTACATTAAgaatgttataaaaaattagaatattttatataaatatgaatgtttgttaatgtaatattttaaacaaatataaaaattgagaaaagttttaaaaaagttctatatataagtatagaagcttttatagtatttaaaaatattaa includes:
- the LOC105165006 gene encoding abscisic acid 8'-hydroxylase 1-like, with the protein product MESISLCLFPFAALILSFLLLLKFTPNFLSFGHVRLPLPPGTMGWPYIGETFQLYSQNPNTFFASKVKKYGSIFKTHILGCPCVMISSPEAAKLVLVSKANLFKPTFPASKERMLGKQAIFFHQGDYHAKLRKLVLRAFMPEAIKNIVSDIESIAINSLESWEGKLITTFQEMKTYAFNVALLSILGKDEVLYREDLKRCYYILEKGYNSMPINLPGTLFHKAMKARKELAQILAKILSLRRQTKQDHNDLLGSFMGDSEGLTDEQIADNIIGVIFAARDTTASVLTWILKYLAENPSVLQAVTEEQEAIKKAKEECGGEEKALNWADTKKMPITTRVILETLRVASILSFTFREAVEDVEFNGYLIPKGWKVLPLFRNIHHSPDNFPEPEKFDPSRFEVAPKPNTFMPFGNGTHACPGNELAKLEILVLLHHLTTKYRWSVMAPQNGIQYGPFPLPQNGLPIKLSLKK